The genomic region ataaattatgtacacCTTCTCCTTtcaaataatacattttaatgttaataaaaatttcgaTATTATTCTTTCCTATCTTCATATAATTACCTTCAGgacataaatatgaataatccCTTTCATAAGCTGGCTCTTCACAAACATGGGGTTTGTGTTTAGCTAAATTTTCCTCCTTAATTATATCCTCATTTAGTTTGTCTAAAACTTTGTTGTCTATtctagtaaaaaaaatgcaatataggagaaaaataaaggaagGGCACATGTCTGCATGAGTAGAtctacacatatgtatgggtacatgtatgtatgtacacatgtatatatgagtatgtgtatgtatatatgagtatgtgtatgtatatatgagtatgtgtatgtatatatgagtatgtgtatgtatatatgagtatgtgtatgtatatatgagtatgtgtatgtatatatgagtatgtgtatatatatatatatatatgaggaAGCTCTCTTGTATACACACTATGAAGCCCTCGTTTAGCACACAGTTACAGCAAAACCagcatgaaaaaaattaaaaaatgctaTAGGCACAAACAGATAAAacagtatatatgtatactacGTATATGgaacttattttatatgcttCTTATTAGAATATAAGAATAAGATTAAAGGATTAGTCTTCCTCTTTACATTTTACTTGTGAATTTTATTTGACTATTAATATGGATTTAAGTGaaccaaaaaaattatgggaagaaacatttttgaaaaaaaataaagaaaaaaaaaaaaattaaaataatggaaTAACGCAACAGCGGAAAAACGAATAAATTTCATAGTACAATGTCCTTTGGGTTTGGGAGTGACTTAGCCTTATTTTTGATCTCTTTTGACATATCTTTGaaagtacaaaaataaaatacaagatgaagcataaaaatataatgcacAATAAGgcgtaaaataaaagtttggATAGTGTATgatgtattatttaaaagtaaGGACAAAgcagaaaaaacaaaacggTTGAATTAGGTGCAAACCTTTTATAATAGCCATTTGATtcacttgaaaaaaaaaaaaaaaaaaagaaattgcaaatttgtattattttaagagGTAGATTCGTTAATGGGCAAGAgggaaataatttttaaaaaaaaaaggtcattttttgttattttatttaaattttttgtaattcgtttttcatttttcgcCGTATGCTTTTCATTTGTTGTCATTGTCATCtgcttttcatttttatgttgtattattttacctGCTTTTCTCTTTTTGGTCCATGGCCACATGCAATGggatatgttaaaaaaaaaaaacaaaaagagtGACAACTGAAAAagattcattttaaaaaaatatttttacaaaactaaatttaaaaaaaaaaaaaaaaaaaaagagtattttaagaattttcCAATAAACACAAATTGGATAAGTTTAACCAGctaaaatgaacaaaatgttaaataaaaaaaaaaaaaaaaaaaaaaaaaatagacatGAAAGTTTTCTAAACAAAATAGTACTTTTAAAGTACGAATCTTCACACTTCTGCatgtaaggaaaaaatagCTCATTCATTCACTTGTTCACacgtttatttttgttttgttttattttatgttttctttttttttctttacatttaattttattctactTAGTACACACTAGTGTACATACAAAATTTGTGAAGTCGAGCACGTTATCAGATCAAGCATTAacagcaaaataaaaagtcaTGCAATTGAATCAAATCAAGGTAGACAGTAGAAAGCAGTGCTTATAACACTTTAACATAATATGTCaaagaattttattacaacaaatatttacattgtTACAATTTTTATCCCCGAAGTCCTCTCCCGCCaaaaaaagagatatatgcacattgtatatgcatgtatatgtatgtatttgtatgtataagtatgtatttgtatgtatgtataagtatgtatttgtatgtatgtatatgtatgtatgtatgtacatgtatgtgcatataaaatacccttatacaatatatatttttgtacacCATAGCACAAGTCTTAGAATAAAAGGTTAAAAAGATATTTGAACCCTTACagttataattcatatagcattacatttattttaaataaatttaaaaaataatcgTATTTTGTGACTATGCACTTAATTGTATGACTAAAATTTACTTATACATAATTGCaccgttttttttttttttttttttttcattgaaaaggatatattatgaaaaaaaaaaaaaaaaattcactCACGGTTTaccattaaaaatatttttttttattcaagtacattttaattttctcatttttttttataagtcaAAGGAAAATAcgcctcttttttttttttttttttttttatcttttcttattttctttttctcccttttatcattttaaaaatacttacAAAATTTGTACTATGTTTTTGCGTTTacacattattttatatcttatttttttttttggctgATTTATACGAACTGAGCTTTGGAGTAGAACATGAGTAAAGATTGTTTCAACAACGAACCCCCTCCTGACATATTAAATTACCTCAACGTaaacacaaaataaaacacaaaaaaaggaaaaaaggaagaaaagaaagaaaagtaaaaaaaagaaaaaaaatggaagaaaagaaagaaaagtaaaaaaaagaaaaaaaatggaagaaaagaaagaaaagtaaaaaaaagaaaaaaaatggaagaaaagaaagaaaagtaaaaaaaagaagaaaaaaggaaaaaaaggaaaaatggaaaaaaaggaaaaatggaaaaacttgaaaaaaagaaaatatggaaaaaatggaaaaaaagaaaaaatggaaaaaaaggacaaaaagcaatgaatgcaaaaaatgtaaaaatatgaaaaaaagaaaaacaaaataatgcaCATACATTTTCACACTTATAAAAAGTATGTGCCACAAAATTTATGACGATGTGTACTTTTACAAGTCCCATTTTTTACTACCACTTTAAGGGCCGTCTTTTTGCACTTTTACTTATCGAATATTCGTTAAGTCTAATACAAGTATTATTAGGCTATGCTATGTACTCAGATAAAtaccattttaaaattttctatacCAAGCAAAAGCcacgtaaaaaataataaacacttgaagtaaaattatatatatttattacatttttttttttttttttttttattcgaTAACCCCtaaaaaatatgtgcattaaaattttagcaTAACGAAAcaacaaaagaaaattatggTTTATGTTacgataaaaatgaaaaggaaatcTTTACTTCATACCTTTCTGATATTAAGAAAAACATATGTTTGCCAAAAAGTTTACGGGAACAACTGATCATCGAGTATACGGCAGTATTCGCTAATTTGGTAATACACATaggaaaagagaaaaaaaaaaaataaaaagactTTGCACAATAACGTGTTACGCGTGCGTATGGATCCATATGCACGTgtaggtatatatgtgtatgacTAGATTTACGTGTATGTGTCTATGTACTCATATGTATGAGTGTTTGTGTGTGTGCGCTATTCCGCTTTACAGGAGAGCGATATCGCGGAGTTCTACTTAAAATTAGACAACGAGCTACTAATAAAATTTCCTTTTCTACTTGTTGATCATCCACTGCATGAATACTATCAGTTTGTTAAACTAAACGCAAAGGAAAGGATTATAGAAAAGTATCCATATTTTATACCTAAACCATTAAGAGAGCTTTTTGAATATGTTCATAAATTAGAAATTACGAAAATAGCTAAAAATGagacaaaaacaaaaatgctaaaagaaaaacaaaagattAATATTAAGGatggaaatgaaaaaacaaaaaaacaaaaagaaaagcaaaaggaaaaagaaaaagaagatcAATCATATTCAACactttttatgaaatatatgcaGTCAGATGAAGAAAgcgatgaaaaaaaaagggatgaGGAAGCCATCAGGGGGGAAGAAATATCAGTAATAATACGTTGTACATTAGCCGAAAATggataaacatatatatatatatatatatgaacctATTCGTGATATGAactacatatttatattgcaTGCGTATgtaatatgtgtatatacatgtgtgcTTTTATGCAAATAAgtacgtatgtatttatgcaaataagtacgtatgtatttatgcaaatatgtatgtatgtatttatgcaaatatatatgtacttacatatgtacattcaCACGTTTCACCTTGTACAGGAGGTCGACGACGTCCTGGACAAAATTTCAAGCACAAAAAGTGAATCATCCATTCTCTCTATGCGACTTTTTATAAAGTGCATAGAAAAGCTAAAGTACCTCCAGTATGGGTCAAAGGAATATGAATATTTCtcgtaataataaatatcattgcaaattttttcatactttaaggaaaaattaaaatagttCCTTAGTTAACCATCTAAACTGAAGAACACGCATGGATATGCGCCCGAACATCattgtgcatatatacacgtatgtttatatacatgtacatatatatatacatatatttatatatatacatatatttatatatatgtatatatatatatatatatatatatatatatgtgtttgtaCTCCCCCTTTTAGGAAGAAGGTGCTAGGTAACAAAAACGTCTCAGACAGCGACTTAATCAATGTTACCgtaagtataaaataatcatacattttataaaaaaaaatttatgctcaaatatagaaaaaaagaaaagtgaGTTATAATGTCTACCTGCATTTTTTAGTCCACAGATTTCCTAAAACTTATTCTGACATTGGATGAACAGAAAATTACTTCTTGCGACATAGCTCCTGATATTAGAGGTGATGAGAATAACTCCGAGGATAAGGACGAGTTTAAAATGATACAAGACTACAGAAGGTACCGAGCAATCCATAAGCGCatatgtgcgtatatatatgtatatatatacgtacatacatatgtgtatatgtttatatgtatgtgtatatatgtatattaacgCATGCTTAAGAAATGTACATAGCAGTTTATTCCCATTTTGAAATTtaataatggaaaaataatttttctgcttatttgtattatacaGAGAACGTGCAAAAATGATTCTCCATGGATTTAAAAAGAAGTAGATGTTTTTTTGATGTTCTGCTCAAGCTCATATATTCTTCATATATGTTTACGTACACATGTACTGTATGTACGTTTTTAAAAGAATGAGCCAAACTCCTTTTTCTGTAACTCTTCTCTGGCTACTCGTCTCCTGTAGAAAATAGAAGGgatgaataatataatgaactCATACTCAACGTAGTCATAGTAGAGGACGGACATTCAAAGACGGATGAGTTTGAAGAACAACAAGGAGCAGATAAATGAATAAGTGGGGAAAATGATAAAACTATATACAACTGAAGAAGCGATCAAATTAGAAAtgatatacatgcatatttgTGTTTTTAAAGGAATACCTGTACAAGTACggtatttttacttttttttttaaaaactgcACATTCATCCACTTAGGATGTCTTCTGACATTTAGACGTAAATTGCTctttgtatataaaatttcgGATAAAGGCAATTCACGAATTAAGGTAGAGTTGTCATCAACATAGGGAAAAATGTTTTCACTTTGTGTAGTTTTTATTTGTTGTGTtgttttccatatattttcttccttcactatatcatataatttttgaattctTCCTCTTTTCAATTTATTACTTAAGTTAACTTCAATTTGTGGATatatagaattattaaattcgTTGGCTAGTCTGGTCAAATAACAGTTCTTATATCTACTGTTCGCACTACTCGCACTATTCGCAATGTTCATATCGTTTACGTCATTCATACTATTCATAATGTAATCATTTCTTCGCCTTTTGCCTTGTTCGTTTTGTACTTCTTCCAAACCAATACCACTAAAATGTCTATTTTCACTGCTCtctaaaacatttaaaatataattttttatatcaggATTTTGTGCACATATACTTGGCCATATATATCTgctttcattaatattataaaaataattccaACGAGGTTTCTCATTAGGCCATGCTCTAGAAACATCAATATCAAATGACTTTGAACTTCCATCAGGCAAATATTTCATGTTCCTATTTTCATATCTATATCCCCATCGAGGTGTGAAAATATCTTCTCTTCTATTGTGATATAATCCTCTCTTTTTAACTCGTTCATGCATTCCCCATTTTACTCCACTTACTGGAAATAAACCTCCCTTATGACCTCCTCGAGGCATTTaacgaaaaatattttgaaaaaaagaaaaaaaaaaaaagggaatggGTGAAAAGATAGAAGTAACTTACTCTATTTCATGCCTattataaggaaaataaatgGGTTTCCTCCTTTCCCACCtggtgtaaatatatataattttttatgttttcatcatatgtatatacctATCCTCACATAACGTTGCACACTTTACGAGGAAGAAGCAGGTGCattatgtacaaaaaaaaaatgctaaaaaaattaattgttaTGGTCATAAACAAAATTTGCAATAAAGGATTGATTTAAAGAACACCAATTAAAGAAGCATATAAGtggaatgaaaaaaattaaaaagtacatatattatgaaaatatgcacatttgcatatatatatatatatacatataaatagatagatatagatatggatatacatatgaataatatgcacttaaagaagataaaatatttttaaccccttacatgcatatatatacatatgagtACCCATATCCATATCGTACGCGTATTCTGTGAAACAAAAGTAAAGCGAATCACTGGAAATTTATAATGGTCAACGCTCatgaaaatttatgaaatacaaaagttttatttcttttgacATATGGTAAAGCATGTCAGAATTAAAGgtgttataaataataaaggaGTCTCGCCAATTATCAACCCCCCtacaaatacatacacattCATTCACCCaatacttataaaaaaatataagaaaatataataaaacgtTTTATTGAATTGCATTGCTTTCATTTCCTTTAAACTAGttgttattttaatattttgaaaaattaaaaatgtttcaaCTTCTCTTTCGTTTTTCCTATactgttcataatatttttattccgtTTTAAatccttttatttctttttaccctctttttttcttttcttttttttgtttttattttggaAATAGCTATTTCctttatgcaaaaaaaattaatcataGCCATACTACTTAAGCgatataatacaaattattgCCTTACGTAACACTTcatatgatattattattaaaaaaatgtgttatttagaaatattgattatttatacatagtTTCTGTTAACttcttataattaataaaaaattaagtgtTGATTTATAATATGGAAAATTCAGATTATGAATTATCGTCATACAAACAAATGTTCAAACTAAGCTTTAACTGGCCAtcataattatgtaaattacAAACTTATAGCCTAAACGTGCATAATAATATCTacataaatgtgtatatatttttatatgaatatatttgtatatatgtatacatttatatataagtatatatatataagtatatatatatatatatatatatatataaataactcATATTAATTATTGGGAATGAGAAACACTAAATAAAGctaaatgatgaaaaataaaataaataaacatgtatatagTATGGAAATGTGCACATAAGGATGTCATGATTGCGAAATatcctaaaaaaaaaaataaaataaaataataatgggAGCCTTTAAAAAGTGAACTAATCCtaatcattaaaatatttcttattcaATCTTAAAAAGTAGAAGGTGAATATGTCATTAAAAAATGCA from Plasmodium malariae genome assembly, chromosome: 11 harbors:
- the PmUG01_11039300 gene encoding CPW-WPC family protein, putative, whose amino-acid sequence is MNLFQLSLFLFFFFNISHCMWPWTKKRKAVNQMAIIKDMSKEIKNKAKSLPNPKDISNKIHKIDNKVLDKLNEDIIKEENLAKHKPHVCEEPAYERDYSYLCPEDWVKKSSDQCWGVNYDGHCESLKYFQDYSDEEKREFELNCCVLWPKLKNISKKTKKRDTLRGSINSKNGIIIKPRYM
- the PmUG01_11039400 gene encoding conserved Plasmodium protein, unknown function; translation: MSKDCFNNEPPPDILNYLNHNETTKENYGLCYDKNEKEIFTSYLSDIKKNICLPKSLREQLIIEYTAVFANLESDIAEFYLKLDNELLIKFPFLLVDHPLHEYYQFVKLNAKERIIEKYPYFIPKPLRELFEYVHKLEITKIAKNETKTKMLKEKQKINIKDGNEKTKKQKEKQKEKEKEDQSYSTLFMKYMQSDEESDEKKRDEEAIRGEEISEVDDVLDKISSTKSESSILSMRLFIKCIEKLKYLQYGSKEYEYFSKKVLGNKNVSDSDLINVTSTDFLKLILTLDEQKITSCDIAPDIRGDENNSEDKDEFKMIQDYRRERAKMILHGFKKK
- the PmUG01_11039500 gene encoding conserved Plasmodium protein, unknown function codes for the protein MPRGGHKGGLFPVSGVKWGMHERVKKRGLYHNRREDIFTPRWGYRYENRNMKYLPDGSSKSFDIDVSRAWPNEKPRWNYFYNINESRYIWPSICAQNPDIKNYILNVLESSENRHFSGIGLEEVQNEQGKRRRNDYIMNSMNDVNDMNIANSASSANSRYKNCYLTRLANEFNNSIYPQIEVNLSNKLKRGRIQKLYDIVKEENIWKTTQQIKTTQSENIFPYVDDNSTLIRELPLSEILYTKSNLRLNVRRHPKWMNVQFLKKKVKIPYLYRRRVAREELQKKEFGSFF